In one window of Dokdonia sp. PRO95 DNA:
- a CDS encoding sigma-70 family RNA polymerase sigma factor, with translation MNKQITFIDIVKRHRGILYKVITMYCTNDDDKKDLEQEILIQIWKSLSSYNDSYAITTWLYRISMNVAISHYRKTFKKKSNTVRLDTSLLEFTPAPETSEGSYEQERLRKLLAGLNEFDKALMFLYLEDKDYEVIADILGITKTNVATKISRIKNRWKQELSSAKN, from the coding sequence TTGAATAAGCAAATTACATTTATTGACATTGTCAAAAGGCACAGAGGCATTTTATATAAAGTGATCACAATGTACTGTACAAACGATGATGATAAAAAAGACTTAGAACAAGAGATTCTCATCCAGATTTGGAAATCTTTAAGCTCTTATAATGATAGCTATGCAATAACCACGTGGTTGTATAGAATCTCAATGAATGTTGCTATCTCACATTATCGTAAAACGTTCAAGAAAAAAAGTAACACTGTACGACTAGATACAAGTTTACTTGAATTCACTCCAGCTCCTGAGACTAGTGAAGGGAGTTATGAGCAGGAGCGTTTAAGAAAATTGCTAGCTGGTCTCAATGAATTTGATAAAGCCTTAATGTTTTTATATCTGGAGGATAAAGACTATGAGGTCATTGCAGATATTTTAGGTATTACAAAAACAAATGTAGCGACTAAGATTAGTCGTATTAAAAACCGATGGAAGCAGGAGCTTTCATCTGCTAAAAACTAA
- a CDS encoding DoxX family protein, translated as MKHWTDHQLAFVIARITIGINFLLHGVVRLPKMEGFASGLSKGFEGTMLPPALVEPIAFGLPIVELVLGILLIIGFKTRLAAALSFVLITLLMAGTSFKEDWDLVGSQMIYVIFFFIFIKNLRHNTFAIDGTSKTVVDGFSNQQQ; from the coding sequence ATGAAACATTGGACAGATCATCAGCTAGCATTTGTAATCGCGCGTATTACCATAGGAATCAACTTCTTATTGCACGGGGTAGTGCGACTTCCTAAAATGGAAGGCTTTGCCAGCGGACTATCAAAAGGTTTTGAGGGAACAATGTTACCACCCGCTCTGGTGGAGCCTATCGCTTTTGGACTACCTATTGTCGAGCTTGTGCTTGGCATCTTATTAATTATAGGATTTAAAACACGTCTTGCCGCAGCACTAAGTTTTGTATTAATCACATTATTAATGGCGGGAACTTCTTTTAAGGAAGACTGGGATCTGGTAGGCTCACAAATGATTTATGTAATTTTCTTCTTCATCTTTATTAAAAATTTACGTCACAATACGTTTGCCATAGACGGCACTTCTAAAACGGTAGTTGACGGATTTTCAAACCAGCAGCAATAA
- a CDS encoding NAD(P)/FAD-dependent oxidoreductase, translating to MGFKHYDVFVIGSGSAGRQVATRCAKEGMKVAIADNREYGGTCANRGCDPKKVLLNASEIIARTSDMAAVGVTEIPKIDWQALQKFKEKFVSAMPIKTEESLDKLGITMYHQSPQFIEEGLLSVEGKKVTVDKVVIASGLIPRPLHFEGAELFKTSDDFLELPALPESIIFVGGGYIAMEFAHIAARCGVDVTIIERGERVLKMFDASITGLLEEESKKIGINFIFNADVIRAEMLQKNTRVFYTRDGEEQSVKAEMVFNTSGRVPSVDMLALDKGNVATTPRGIKVNEYLQSTTNPNVYACGDVADSGSLPLTPLSSKEGRHVGIQLATGTHTKYDFPAIPTAVYTTPQLAMVGLTEDQAKEQGISYKVLSEHVPDWFSVKRLNSKNYCYKTLKGENDEILGAEILAPEASEMINLFAMAIQQRLTCTQFRETIFAYPTFASDMQSMV from the coding sequence ATGGGATTTAAACATTATGACGTTTTTGTAATAGGATCGGGCAGCGCAGGTAGACAGGTGGCAACACGTTGTGCTAAAGAAGGAATGAAAGTAGCCATTGCAGATAATCGTGAGTATGGCGGCACCTGCGCAAATAGAGGTTGTGACCCCAAAAAAGTACTCCTTAACGCCAGTGAAATCATTGCTAGAACGAGCGATATGGCAGCGGTAGGCGTGACCGAAATCCCAAAAATAGACTGGCAAGCGCTTCAAAAATTCAAAGAAAAGTTTGTCTCTGCAATGCCCATAAAAACGGAAGAATCGCTAGATAAACTAGGGATTACAATGTACCACCAGTCGCCTCAATTTATAGAGGAAGGTCTTCTAAGCGTTGAGGGTAAAAAAGTAACGGTAGATAAGGTCGTTATTGCCTCTGGTCTTATCCCTAGACCACTGCACTTTGAAGGTGCTGAGTTGTTTAAAACCTCAGACGATTTTCTTGAATTACCAGCCCTGCCAGAGAGCATTATCTTTGTGGGTGGAGGTTATATCGCTATGGAGTTTGCTCATATCGCGGCACGCTGCGGTGTAGATGTAACAATTATAGAACGTGGTGAGCGTGTTTTAAAAATGTTTGATGCTAGTATCACAGGGCTCTTAGAAGAAGAGTCTAAAAAAATAGGAATCAACTTTATTTTTAATGCAGATGTTATCCGCGCCGAAATGCTTCAAAAAAATACACGCGTTTTTTATACACGTGATGGCGAAGAGCAGAGCGTAAAAGCCGAAATGGTTTTTAATACCTCTGGACGTGTACCCTCTGTAGATATGCTTGCGCTTGACAAAGGAAATGTAGCAACTACCCCTAGAGGCATTAAGGTAAATGAGTATTTACAAAGCACTACTAACCCTAATGTATATGCCTGTGGCGATGTAGCAGACTCTGGTTCTCTACCACTTACCCCACTTTCTAGTAAGGAAGGTAGACACGTAGGTATACAACTAGCTACTGGAACACATACCAAATATGATTTTCCAGCAATACCTACAGCAGTCTATACCACACCACAGCTAGCAATGGTAGGACTCACAGAGGACCAAGCAAAAGAGCAAGGCATTTCTTATAAAGTACTAAGTGAGCACGTTCCAGACTGGTTTAGTGTAAAGAGATTAAACTCAAAGAACTATTGCTACAAAACGCTTAAGGGTGAAAATGATGAGATACTTGGCGCTGAGATTCTAGCGCCAGAGGCGAGTGAGATGATCAACTTATTTGCGATGGCAATACAGCAAAGGCTAACCTGTACACAGTTTAGAGAAACGATTTTTGCATATCCTACATTTGCAAGTGATATGCAGAGTATGGTTTAA
- a CDS encoding tryptophan-rich sensory protein — MKKTYAIVNFLSVLLVLAVNGLSQAQRWNNTTIGEASDKYENLFTPAGYAFSIWGVIFLMLIGYSLFQIRRAFFSKKESPFIIQTGWWFAIANFLNAAWVVAFTYDYIGLSVLIMLGILSSLLLVIWRTNMERWDAPVEVIGLVWWPICIYSGWIAVATIANFSAFFSSIDLKGTELNEVVWTMVMITVAVLINVLMVWLRNMREFALVAVWALVAIFIRHKDQYESIAYYALLGAVVLVIITMLHAFKNKETAPHLKFKERFLDN, encoded by the coding sequence ATGAAAAAGACCTACGCGATTGTTAATTTTCTTTCTGTGTTATTAGTCCTAGCAGTAAACGGACTTTCACAAGCCCAGCGCTGGAATAATACTACGATAGGTGAAGCTTCAGATAAGTATGAGAATTTATTTACTCCAGCAGGATATGCATTTTCTATCTGGGGAGTGATTTTCTTAATGCTCATAGGATATTCGCTTTTTCAAATACGTCGTGCCTTTTTTAGCAAGAAAGAATCACCGTTTATTATACAGACCGGCTGGTGGTTTGCTATTGCAAATTTTCTTAACGCAGCTTGGGTGGTTGCATTTACGTATGATTACATAGGATTATCTGTACTTATTATGCTAGGAATTTTGTCGAGCTTGTTACTCGTAATCTGGCGCACTAATATGGAACGTTGGGATGCTCCCGTTGAGGTCATTGGACTTGTGTGGTGGCCTATTTGTATTTATTCTGGGTGGATAGCCGTTGCTACTATTGCAAACTTCTCTGCTTTCTTTTCTAGTATAGACCTAAAGGGTACAGAGCTTAACGAGGTTGTGTGGACTATGGTAATGATTACTGTGGCTGTACTTATAAATGTACTTATGGTATGGTTACGTAATATGAGAGAGTTTGCGCTGGTTGCTGTGTGGGCACTTGTCGCAATATTCATAAGACATAAAGATCAATATGAGAGCATCGCTTACTACGCTTTACTAGGAGCAGTAGTATTAGTAATAATTACAATGCTACACGCTTTTAAGAATAAGGAAACCGCTCCTCATTTAAAATTCAAGGAACGGTTTCTTGATAATTAA
- a CDS encoding aminotransferase class V-fold PLP-dependent enzyme yields the protein MDRDKLELSKEEMTAYGYRIVDAVVEHFETQNSKFPLASGTREEMDSLFLEEAPEKASDPQEVLEFVIEKVMKQSAIITHPKSFSFVPGPSNYVSAMSDTLATGFNIFSGGWSQSPPAAELEIVTISWLLKIFGLPVKKGGGIFTSGGSMANLTAIVTARRVMCGEDFANAVIYLSDQAHSSNIKALRIVGFTKDQIRLIPTDSEFKFSTIKLRSAIARDRLEGYNPFCVIATAGTTNTGTVDPLTEISKICKEEKLWFHIDGAYGGAAILAKNGKELLKGISKADSLTVDPHKWFFQPYEMGCLLIRNHKYLKSTFLEKPEYLRDIEGNESEINFYDHGVQLTRRFRALKFYMSLKTFGLEGFRNAITYNIKIAEKTEKLLRKSKKWEIVSPATLAIINFRYNPLGTDFSEKKLDELNQKISGMVTASREAQLVTTILNKQVVLRMCLINPRTTFDDVKDTLALCEKFADEILG from the coding sequence ATGGATAGAGATAAATTAGAACTTTCAAAAGAAGAAATGACAGCATACGGATATCGTATAGTAGATGCTGTAGTAGAACATTTTGAAACTCAAAACAGTAAGTTTCCTTTAGCTTCTGGAACACGAGAGGAAATGGATTCCTTGTTTCTAGAAGAAGCACCAGAAAAAGCTTCAGATCCACAAGAAGTGCTGGAGTTTGTGATAGAGAAGGTGATGAAGCAAAGTGCAATCATTACACATCCTAAGTCATTTTCATTTGTTCCCGGACCAAGTAACTATGTGAGTGCAATGTCTGACACGCTAGCTACAGGTTTTAATATATTTTCTGGTGGTTGGTCACAGTCGCCACCAGCAGCAGAGCTCGAGATCGTAACGATAAGTTGGTTGCTTAAAATCTTTGGATTACCAGTAAAAAAAGGTGGAGGGATCTTTACCAGTGGAGGATCTATGGCAAACCTTACTGCCATTGTTACTGCTCGTCGTGTGATGTGTGGAGAAGACTTTGCAAATGCAGTCATTTATCTTTCAGATCAAGCGCACTCTTCAAATATTAAGGCGCTACGTATCGTAGGTTTTACAAAAGATCAAATACGATTAATCCCAACAGATTCAGAATTTAAATTTTCTACTATAAAACTTCGTAGTGCTATTGCTCGTGATAGACTGGAAGGTTACAATCCGTTTTGTGTAATTGCTACTGCAGGAACTACAAATACGGGAACAGTAGATCCTCTTACTGAAATTTCAAAAATCTGTAAAGAAGAGAAACTGTGGTTTCACATAGATGGAGCATACGGAGGAGCAGCAATTCTTGCAAAAAATGGCAAAGAACTTTTAAAAGGAATTTCTAAAGCAGATTCTCTCACTGTAGATCCGCACAAATGGTTCTTCCAACCTTACGAGATGGGTTGTTTATTAATACGCAATCACAAATACTTGAAAAGTACCTTTCTTGAGAAGCCAGAGTATTTAAGAGATATAGAAGGCAATGAATCTGAGATTAACTTTTATGATCACGGTGTCCAGCTTACAAGACGTTTTAGAGCACTTAAATTCTATATGTCTTTAAAAACATTTGGACTAGAAGGATTTAGAAATGCTATCACATATAACATCAAAATAGCCGAAAAGACCGAGAAGCTACTTCGTAAAAGTAAAAAATGGGAGATTGTATCACCAGCTACGCTAGCGATTATTAATTTTAGATATAATCCTTTAGGTACTGATTTTTCAGAGAAGAAATTAGATGAACTTAATCAGAAAATTTCTGGGATGGTGACGGCATCTCGAGAGGCTCAACTTGTAACTACAATTCTCAATAAGCAAGTAGTGCTTCGTATGTGTTTGATTAATCCACGTACTACTTTTGACGATGTAAAAGATACTCTAGCACTTTGCGAAAAATTTGCAGATGAGATCTTAGGATAA
- the pdeM gene encoding ligase-associated DNA damage response endonuclease PdeM encodes MTQTTIFNNTFLLHPTGAMYWQEQDILLIADVHFGKVAHFRKHGSAVPQEAIQTNFEQLDKAIACYNPKEVCFLGDLFHSDLNIEWAYFEKWISDQTVRFTLVIGNHDIISPLRFEGLGITIYDERIIDGFLLTHHPEERDGLYNFCGHIHPGVRLQGMGRQALKMPCFFKKKSQLILPAFGTFTGNYLLEPEEGDEVFVLTPEEVILIEL; translated from the coding sequence GTGACTCAAACTACAATTTTTAATAATACATTTTTACTACATCCTACTGGCGCAATGTACTGGCAGGAGCAAGATATATTACTCATTGCCGATGTGCATTTTGGAAAAGTAGCTCATTTTAGAAAACATGGTAGTGCTGTTCCTCAAGAGGCGATACAAACTAATTTTGAACAGTTAGATAAAGCAATTGCTTGTTACAACCCTAAGGAGGTTTGCTTTCTAGGAGACTTATTTCATTCTGACCTTAATATAGAATGGGCTTATTTTGAAAAATGGATAAGTGACCAGACTGTGAGATTTACGCTGGTGATTGGAAATCATGACATCATCTCTCCATTACGATTTGAAGGACTGGGCATTACAATTTATGACGAAAGAATCATTGATGGTTTTTTACTCACGCACCATCCTGAAGAACGAGATGGGCTATATAATTTTTGTGGTCATATTCACCCAGGAGTTCGGCTGCAGGGTATGGGAAGACAAGCCTTAAAAATGCCTTGTTTTTTTAAGAAAAAAAGTCAGCTCATATTGCCAGCTTTTGGCACTTTTACGGGTAATTATTTATTAGAACCAGAAGAAGGTGATGAGGTATTTGTGTTAACTCCGGAGGAAGTTATCTTAATTGAATTATAG
- a CDS encoding lycopene cyclase family protein yields MQNQYDYIILGAGLSGLTTALRMARDPFFKNASIAIIDQDLHKKNDRTWCFWETTPDLFESVVSYSWPSVLIKGNKQSTTIDISPYTYKKVESEQLYAFAKAELSQHSNITFIQGKLTHVTEKENGAIAKTIDHEYHAATILNSIYKPEQLENQQEAVVLQQHFVGWFVKTDKAVFNPKVATYMDFSIPQKGNCRFMYVLPTSTQEALIEYTLFSKDLLPKEEYEKAIKDYLNNLGVTDYEITDREYGSIPMTTYDFTQHNSKHILHIGTAGGWTKASTGYTFKHTLKKSAALIDFLKSGKPLKNYSLKNRWTFYDGVLLEVLAAHNERGAEIFTRMFKKGKAAHIFRFLDEESSYKDELEVILSAPKIPFIKAAFKVLFKK; encoded by the coding sequence GTGCAAAATCAATACGATTATATTATTCTAGGTGCTGGTCTTTCTGGACTAACAACGGCGCTTCGTATGGCAAGAGATCCCTTTTTTAAAAATGCGTCTATTGCTATCATCGATCAAGATCTCCATAAAAAAAATGATCGCACTTGGTGTTTTTGGGAGACCACTCCGGATCTGTTTGAAAGTGTCGTTTCTTACTCTTGGCCTTCGGTGCTAATTAAAGGAAATAAACAAAGTACGACCATAGACATATCTCCATATACCTACAAAAAGGTGGAGAGTGAACAATTATACGCTTTCGCGAAAGCGGAATTATCGCAACATAGCAATATCACGTTTATACAAGGTAAACTAACGCATGTCACTGAAAAAGAAAACGGAGCAATTGCAAAAACTATTGATCATGAATATCATGCTGCCACAATTTTAAATAGTATTTACAAGCCAGAGCAGCTAGAAAATCAACAAGAAGCCGTGGTATTACAGCAGCACTTTGTAGGCTGGTTTGTAAAAACTGACAAGGCTGTTTTTAATCCAAAAGTAGCAACGTACATGGATTTTAGCATACCCCAAAAAGGTAATTGCAGATTTATGTATGTACTTCCTACGTCTACTCAAGAGGCACTTATAGAGTACACACTGTTTTCTAAAGATTTACTACCAAAGGAAGAATACGAAAAAGCTATAAAAGATTATTTAAATAATCTTGGAGTGACAGATTATGAAATCACAGATCGAGAATATGGTAGCATCCCTATGACCACTTATGATTTTACACAACATAATAGCAAGCATATATTACACATAGGTACCGCAGGTGGGTGGACAAAAGCGAGTACAGGATATACGTTTAAGCATACCTTAAAAAAATCGGCGGCGCTTATTGACTTTTTAAAAAGTGGTAAACCTCTAAAAAATTATAGCCTTAAAAACCGTTGGACTTTTTATGATGGCGTATTACTTGAAGTGCTTGCTGCGCACAATGAACGTGGTGCAGAGATTTTTACACGCATGTTTAAAAAGGGAAAAGCCGCACATATCTTTAGATTTCTAGATGAAGAATCATCCTATAAAGATGAGCTTGAAGTTATTTTAAGTGCGCCTAAAATTCCTTTTATAAAAGCGGCATTTAAAGTGTTATTTAAAAAGTAG
- a CDS encoding haloacid dehalogenase type II has product MKTPSVLFFDVNETLLELTALKKSVTTALNGREELVPLWFSTLLHYSLVENVTGDYKDFSEIGVAALQMVAAGNDITITKEQAEDAVIKPFKSLMPYKEVKQALEALRDQGFKLVALTNSSISGLAQKLAYAEIKDNFDTLLSCETVGAFKPSLEVYSWALSKLNVEAEDAMMIAAHGWDITGAKKAGMQTTFISRPGKQMYPLAQKPDYNVDTLDGLVDIFSNK; this is encoded by the coding sequence ATGAAGACGCCTTCCGTATTATTTTTTGATGTTAACGAAACTCTTTTAGAGCTTACAGCGTTAAAGAAGAGTGTCACTACTGCTTTAAATGGGAGGGAGGAGCTTGTACCATTATGGTTCAGCACGTTATTACATTACTCACTAGTTGAAAACGTAACAGGAGATTATAAAGATTTTAGCGAGATAGGTGTCGCAGCATTGCAAATGGTAGCCGCAGGTAATGATATTACCATTACAAAAGAGCAAGCCGAAGATGCGGTGATTAAACCTTTTAAAAGTTTGATGCCTTATAAAGAGGTAAAACAAGCATTAGAGGCGCTCAGGGATCAAGGTTTCAAGCTCGTTGCGCTCACAAATTCATCAATTTCTGGACTAGCCCAGAAGTTAGCATATGCTGAAATAAAAGATAACTTTGACACCTTGTTGAGTTGCGAGACTGTAGGAGCTTTTAAACCTAGCTTAGAAGTTTATAGTTGGGCACTTTCAAAATTGAATGTAGAAGCAGAGGATGCTATGATGATTGCTGCTCACGGTTGGGATATTACTGGTGCAAAAAAAGCAGGAATGCAAACTACGTTTATAAGCAGGCCAGGTAAACAAATGTATCCACTAGCTCAAAAGCCAGATTATAATGTCGATACACTCGATGGTCTGGTAGACATCTTCTCAAATAAATAA
- a CDS encoding TerB family tellurite resistance protein encodes MIKYIGAVVGWFLGRGFFGALIGYIIGNVIDMMMSTNKGASEGGSRGQRFKDVFEQATQQNVSPGDFELNLLSLASIVIKADGKISKTELDYARAYFVRAYGKERANATFRTFNDVIKNREISASKICTYLNARTRYEVRLQILHFLFGIAGADGQISQPEVNVLGTIAGYFRINHQDFESIKNMFVKKADSAYKILEIDKSATNDEVKKAFRTMAKKYHPDKLMDMDEAYRKGAEEKFRNVQEAYEQIQKERGI; translated from the coding sequence ATGATTAAATATATAGGAGCCGTAGTAGGTTGGTTTTTGGGACGTGGATTTTTTGGAGCTTTAATAGGCTACATTATCGGCAATGTGATAGACATGATGATGAGTACAAATAAGGGAGCATCTGAGGGTGGGTCTCGTGGCCAACGCTTTAAGGATGTTTTTGAGCAAGCCACACAGCAGAATGTCTCACCTGGTGATTTTGAACTTAACTTGCTTTCACTAGCATCTATTGTGATTAAGGCAGATGGAAAAATAAGTAAGACAGAACTAGACTATGCTAGAGCATACTTTGTAAGAGCGTATGGAAAGGAGCGTGCAAATGCAACCTTTAGAACTTTTAATGATGTAATTAAAAATCGTGAGATTTCGGCATCAAAGATATGTACATACCTTAATGCTAGAACGCGTTATGAGGTTAGATTACAGATTTTGCACTTCTTATTTGGTATCGCAGGAGCAGATGGGCAAATAAGTCAGCCAGAGGTAAATGTCCTGGGGACTATTGCAGGATATTTTAGAATCAACCATCAGGATTTTGAGAGTATTAAAAACATGTTTGTTAAGAAAGCAGATAGTGCGTATAAAATACTAGAGATAGATAAGTCTGCCACCAATGATGAGGTGAAGAAAGCCTTTAGAACCATGGCCAAAAAATATCATCCAGATAAACTTATGGACATGGATGAAGCCTACCGAAAAGGTGCCGAGGAGAAGTTTAGAAACGTGCAAGAAGCTTACGAGCAGATTCAAAAAGAACGAGGTATTTAA